A region from the Candidatus Magasanikbacteria bacterium genome encodes:
- the tsaE gene encoding tRNA (adenosine(37)-N6)-threonylcarbamoyltransferase complex ATPase subunit type 1 TsaE, giving the protein MEFITNSPTETEEVGKNLVKELKGGDIILLNGELGAGKSTFVKGIAQGLKIKRTINSPTFTLMNVYTLDKEKNGIKKLIHIDTYRLKDEEALIEIGAEDYIGKKDTLTLIEWPEKVQELIADKDIIEIDLIQAEENRRKIVIRGEE; this is encoded by the coding sequence ATGGAATTTATAACCAATTCACCAACAGAAACAGAAGAAGTTGGAAAAAATTTAGTAAAAGAATTAAAAGGCGGAGATATTATCTTGCTAAATGGTGAATTGGGTGCCGGGAAAAGTACTTTTGTAAAAGGAATTGCGCAGGGTTTAAAAATAAAAAGAACTATAAATAGTCCTACTTTTACTTTGATGAATGTGTATACTTTGGACAAAGAAAAAAATGGAATAAAAAAACTTATCCACATAGATACTTACAGATTGAAAGATGAGGAAGCATTGATAGAAATTGGCGCAGAAGATTATATTGGAAAAAAGGATACTTTGACTTTGATAGAATGGCCAGAGAAAGTACAAGAATTAATTGCCGACAAAGATATAATTGAAATAGATTTGATACAAGCTGAAGAAAATAGAAGGAAGATTGTGATAAGGGGTGAGGAATAA
- the pyrH gene encoding UMP kinase, producing the protein MKKNKEKIIVLSLGGSLIIPPEGFNRKFLKGFKKMILSHIEKNYRFIIVCGGGATSRKYQDAVSDVTKLISEDIDWIGIHATRLNAHFVRTIFRKWANPKVIKNPTKKIEWKEDILIASGWKPGWSTDYDAVKLAELYGAEKVINLSNITYIYSEDPKKNKDAKKIKDITWKKFRKIVGDEWIPGSNLPFDPIASREADKLKLSVIVMNGTKLKQVEKAIKGKKFKGSLIHP; encoded by the coding sequence ATGAAAAAAAATAAAGAAAAAATTATAGTATTATCACTTGGGGGTTCACTTATAATTCCACCAGAAGGGTTCAATAGAAAATTTCTAAAAGGTTTCAAAAAAATGATCTTGAGTCATATTGAAAAGAATTACAGATTTATAATTGTATGTGGCGGGGGAGCAACAAGTAGAAAATATCAAGATGCGGTGAGCGATGTCACAAAACTTATTTCAGAGGATATAGATTGGATTGGAATTCATGCAACTAGATTGAATGCACATTTTGTACGAACAATTTTTCGTAAATGGGCAAATCCAAAAGTAATAAAAAATCCAACCAAAAAGATTGAATGGAAAGAAGACATTTTGATAGCTTCTGGCTGGAAACCAGGTTGGTCTACAGATTATGATGCTGTAAAATTGGCAGAATTGTACGGAGCAGAAAAAGTTATAAACTTATCCAATATAACTTATATTTATAGCGAGGATCCAAAGAAAAATAAAGATGCTAAAAAGATAAAAGATATCACTTGGAAAAAATTTAGAAAAATTGTAGGAGACGAGTGGATTCCTGGCTCAAACCTACCTTTTGACCCAATCGCTAGCCGAGAAGCAGACAAGCTAAAATTGTCTGTAATAGTAATGAATGGAACGAAACTAAAACAAGTAGAAAAAGCAATCAAAGGCAAAAAGTTCAAAGGCTCTTTGATTCATCCATAA
- a CDS encoding ComEC family competence protein: MLQKIINSKSKTFLAFCFCFLFGTAFVSILDFSFDFVFIYFGIFVVVGFLIIFWKYKFFRLTSLCVLAILLAFGRYILFFPSETNISNYAEENVRFSAIVIQEPDIRVDSVRYVVNVEKVDKKVGEGRVYFKSELYPRYEYGDKLEIYCKIKKPTKIEDFNFDKYLALKKVFAYCGVPQIRKIGEDEGNILMSSVLSVKNTFAQKINRLWHEPNASFVAGLLYGYRGGLGELQEDFNTTGVTHIVAISGYNIAIIGAIFIVILSFLRIPRKKAFWIIISGIGVFVLFAGASASVVRAGIMGLLVLLAKQLGRMSHPINLLLFTAVAMVLHNPYVLIWDAGFQLSFVATAGLIYLTPKLEIFTEKIPELFGLKKIFLETSAAIIATLPLVLFHFGRFSIVALPTNILILWIIPFIMLGGFLAVISSFIFFPLAQIISWITWIALEYVILIVRWFADFSFASINLSMPAIVVVLFYICLIFYKQIYDYLEIRWLKFRI; the protein is encoded by the coding sequence TCCAAAAGCAAAACGTTTCTCGCGTTTTGTTTTTGTTTTTTATTTGGGACTGCTTTTGTTTCAATTTTAGATTTTTCATTTGATTTTGTTTTCATTTATTTTGGAATTTTTGTAGTTGTTGGGTTTTTAATTATTTTTTGGAAATACAAATTTTTTAGACTTACATCACTTTGTGTTTTGGCAATTTTACTTGCATTTGGCAGGTATATTTTATTTTTTCCCAGCGAAACCAATATTTCAAATTATGCAGAAGAGAATGTTCGATTTTCTGCTATTGTAATCCAAGAGCCAGACATTCGTGTGGATAGTGTTCGCTATGTTGTAAATGTCGAAAAAGTAGATAAAAAAGTTGGAGAAGGTAGAGTTTATTTTAAATCAGAACTTTATCCTCGCTATGAATATGGAGATAAATTAGAAATATATTGTAAAATAAAAAAACCAACAAAAATAGAAGATTTTAATTTTGATAAATATCTTGCACTTAAAAAAGTTTTTGCATATTGCGGTGTTCCGCAAATTCGCAAAATAGGTGAGGATGAAGGAAATATTTTAATGAGTTCTGTGCTATCGGTAAAAAATACTTTTGCGCAAAAAATAAATCGTCTGTGGCACGAGCCAAACGCAAGTTTTGTGGCAGGATTACTTTATGGTTATCGTGGGGGTTTGGGGGAGTTGCAAGAAGATTTCAACACAACTGGCGTTACGCATATTGTCGCGATCTCTGGCTATAATATTGCAATTATTGGTGCAATTTTTATTGTAATTTTGAGCTTTCTGCGAATCCCTCGCAAAAAAGCATTTTGGATTATTATTTCTGGGATTGGTGTTTTCGTACTTTTTGCTGGAGCTAGTGCTTCCGTAGTGCGTGCAGGAATTATGGGACTTCTGGTTTTACTCGCAAAACAGCTTGGTAGAATGTCGCATCCTATAAATTTATTGCTTTTCACTGCCGTAGCAATGGTATTACACAATCCTTATGTTCTAATTTGGGATGCAGGTTTCCAACTATCTTTTGTGGCAACCGCTGGGCTTATCTACCTCACTCCAAAATTAGAAATTTTCACAGAAAAAATTCCAGAACTTTTTGGACTAAAAAAGATTTTTCTGGAAACTTCAGCTGCAATTATCGCAACACTTCCACTAGTTCTATTTCATTTTGGTAGATTTTCTATTGTCGCACTTCCTACAAATATTCTCATCCTGTGGATAATTCCATTTATAATGTTGGGTGGATTTTTGGCTGTAATTTCATCTTTTATCTTTTTTCCACTTGCCCAAATTATTTCGTGGATTACATGGATTGCACTGGAATATGTTATTCTAATTGTTAGATGGTTTGCAGATTTTTCTTTTGCATCTATAAATTTAAGTATGCCTGCAATTGTCGTAGTTTTGTTTTATATTTGTTTAATTTTCTATAAACAAATTTATGATTATTTGGAAATTAGATGGCTTAAATTTAGAATATGA
- a CDS encoding serine hydroxymethyltransferase — translation MNKLSLEKFDPQVNESIKKETRRQENGLEMIPSENFVSMAVLETLGSVLTNKYAEGYPGRRYYGGCENIDVIEQLAIDRAKEIFEAEHVNVQPLSGAPANMAAYVALLEMGDTVLGMDLSHGGHLTHGHPVTAMAKMYNFIRYKTNEEGLLDLENLRQMALEHKPKLILVGYSAYSREIDYKGVKKIADEVGAYTMADIAHIAGLIAGGQMNNPVPIFDVVTTTTHKTLRGPRGGMIMCKKEFAKRVNKAVFPGLQGGPHENNIAGKAVAFKEALQPDFKEYAIQIKKNAKVLEQKLSEFGFKLMFGGTDNHLLLIDVSPKNVTGKEAEEALDKAGITVNKNMIPDDTRSPFDPSGIRLGTPAITTRGMKEIEMEQIAVWINKAVENHTDDAILENIKNDVKEMTSHFPLYPELKK, via the coding sequence ATGAATAAACTATCTCTAGAAAAATTTGATCCACAAGTAAACGAATCTATAAAAAAAGAAACTAGGAGACAGGAAAATGGTTTGGAGATGATTCCATCTGAGAATTTTGTATCAATGGCAGTTTTAGAAACTTTGGGTTCCGTACTTACAAACAAATATGCCGAGGGCTATCCTGGACGAAGATATTATGGTGGTTGTGAAAATATAGATGTAATTGAACAACTCGCAATAGACCGAGCAAAAGAAATTTTTGAAGCTGAACATGTAAATGTACAACCACTTTCTGGAGCACCAGCAAATATGGCAGCTTATGTTGCATTACTAGAAATGGGAGATACTGTACTTGGAATGGATTTGTCTCATGGTGGACATCTGACTCACGGGCATCCTGTGACAGCAATGGCAAAAATGTACAATTTTATAAGATACAAAACAAATGAGGAGGGTTTGCTTGATTTGGAAAATTTGAGACAAATGGCGTTGGAGCATAAACCAAAATTAATTTTGGTTGGTTATAGTGCTTACTCTCGAGAAATAGATTATAAGGGGGTAAAAAAGATTGCAGACGAAGTTGGAGCTTATACAATGGCAGATATTGCACATATTGCTGGGCTAATTGCAGGTGGACAAATGAATAATCCTGTGCCTATTTTTGATGTTGTGACAACCACAACTCACAAAACTTTGCGTGGACCAAGAGGTGGTATGATAATGTGTAAAAAAGAATTTGCAAAAAGAGTGAATAAGGCAGTTTTTCCAGGACTTCAAGGTGGTCCACACGAAAATAATATCGCCGGAAAAGCTGTAGCTTTCAAAGAAGCTTTGCAACCAGACTTCAAAGAATATGCAATTCAAATAAAAAAGAATGCAAAAGTTTTGGAACAAAAATTATCTGAGTTTGGTTTTAAACTTATGTTTGGTGGAACAGATAATCACCTACTTCTCATAGATGTGTCGCCAAAAAATGTGACAGGAAAAGAAGCAGAAGAGGCACTAGACAAAGCAGGAATTACAGTGAACAAAAATATGATTCCAGACGACACAAGAAGCCCATTTGATCCAAGTGGAATTCGCCTAGGTACACCAGCAATAACCACACGCGGTATGAAAGAAATAGAGATGGAGCAGATAGCAGTGTGGATAAATAAAGCTGTGGAAAATCACACAGATGATGCTATACTAGAAAATATAAAAAATGATGTGAAGGAAATGACAAGTCATTTTCCACTCTATCCAGAATTAAAAAAATAA
- a CDS encoding ADP-ribosylglycohydrolase family protein, protein MSKKILSNIQGCLMGIMIGDAMGAPCEVMTFQEIAKATNGGIKDFEDLSVFERRLDKGLRFKVGDTTDDWAFTKALTESLIVKGGYSHMDCARRFVEVYKSGVVGMGRTTRESLYTVKKFLDVLSGEEKQKYSNMDRVDLYGTFRRLINRQNYGNGAGVAMRIAPLAILSSVSGENLDLLYEQLRLNSSITHLNKQASDSACLVGCIIHDIFSESLGDIYSNYSYLKSIISEVGNEIEGLLLNWNKNKRTLLSEMLFVEEKYNDLLALKLKFCMGRSAFSALSSVAFSVSIFVRNMNKFRAGILEAVNAGGDTDTTASMVGAMLGAQCGLEGIPKEWRDFNPEFKEAEELGEKLYNLAFNK, encoded by the coding sequence ATGAGTAAAAAAATCCTAAGTAATATTCAAGGTTGTTTGATGGGAATTATGATTGGTGACGCAATGGGTGCGCCATGTGAAGTAATGACTTTTCAAGAAATTGCAAAAGCTACAAACGGTGGAATAAAAGATTTTGAAGATCTCTCTGTTTTTGAAAGAAGATTGGACAAGGGTTTACGTTTTAAAGTTGGTGATACCACAGACGATTGGGCTTTTACAAAAGCACTTACAGAATCTTTAATTGTAAAAGGCGGCTATAGTCATATGGACTGTGCTCGCAGATTTGTAGAAGTTTACAAAAGTGGCGTGGTTGGAATGGGTCGTACAACCAGAGAAAGTTTGTATACTGTAAAAAAATTTTTAGATGTTCTTTCTGGTGAGGAAAAGCAGAAATATAGTAATATGGATAGAGTGGATTTGTATGGAACTTTTAGAAGGTTAATTAACAGGCAAAATTATGGAAATGGGGCTGGTGTGGCTATGAGGATTGCACCTTTAGCAATTCTTAGTTCTGTTTCTGGAGAAAATCTTGACTTATTATATGAACAACTTCGTTTAAATAGTTCTATTACCCATTTAAACAAGCAGGCATCTGATTCTGCATGTTTGGTGGGTTGTATAATACACGATATTTTTTCTGAAAGCCTTGGTGATATTTATTCTAACTATAGTTATTTAAAGTCTATTATTAGTGAAGTTGGTAATGAAATTGAAGGTTTATTGTTAAATTGGAATAAAAATAAAAGAACACTGCTTAGTGAAATGTTGTTTGTAGAAGAGAAATATAATGATTTGTTGGCTTTAAAACTTAAGTTTTGTATGGGTAGATCTGCTTTTTCTGCTTTAAGTTCGGTTGCATTTTCTGTTTCTATATTTGTTCGTAATATGAATAAATTTCGAGCAGGAATTTTGGAAGCGGTAAATGCTGGTGGAGATACAGATACCACAGCTTCTATGGTTGGCGCTATGCTTGGTGCCCAGTGCGGTTTGGAAGGAATTCCTAAAGAGTGGAGAGACTTTAATCCAGAATTCAAAGAGGCCGAAGAATTAGGTGAAAAATTGTACAACTTAGCTTTTAACAAATAA
- a CDS encoding disulfide bond formation protein B, producing MDIYNTAVTVLSVGTILAQVFIVLVLIFIFVPPLHKQKQVKKFLKFLKERSFLLAFGVALSSIVGSLFFSDVASLLPCELCWKQRILMFPQSLLFGLAVWKKEKVIADYSTLLSAIGILYSIYHYTLQMLPRDITTCDTSSFLSSCSEKLIFEFGYITIPMMTATAFALLLLFMLIHKKLK from the coding sequence ATGGATATATATAATACAGCAGTAACAGTATTATCGGTCGGAACTATTTTGGCGCAAGTTTTCATTGTGTTGGTTTTGATTTTTATTTTTGTACCACCACTTCACAAGCAGAAACAAGTAAAAAAGTTCTTGAAGTTTTTAAAAGAACGATCATTTTTACTAGCTTTTGGTGTGGCACTTTCTTCTATTGTGGGAAGTTTATTTTTTTCAGATGTAGCCTCACTTTTACCTTGTGAGCTTTGCTGGAAGCAGAGAATTTTGATGTTTCCACAATCATTATTGTTTGGTCTTGCTGTATGGAAAAAGGAGAAAGTAATTGCAGATTATAGTACTTTACTTTCTGCGATAGGAATTTTATATTCTATTTATCACTATACTTTACAGATGTTGCCTCGTGATATTACCACTTGCGATACATCTAGCTTTCTATCTAGTTGCTCAGAAAAATTAATATTTGAATTTGGGTATATTACAATTCCAATGATGACTGCTACGGCTTTCGCATTGCTATTGCTATTTATGTTGATTCATAAAAAATTAAAATAA
- a CDS encoding MBL fold metallo-hydrolase: MKKVIIILVLILVVIFAALFFLKKRDNFSEYVQAENLPEVTELYFLDVGQGDATFIEFKNGTQALVDCGKSAKVLEELGRVMDFRDKSIDYLIITHPDNDHYGGCIDVLERFDVANVVYNGQHKNNDEFWNEFWRRVKKEGSNYHVVKSEEKWFVGDDVLHFLFPDGSLIQNLSDNNNSIVFILESAGKKVLFTGDMEQELEIYLIEKFGEKLGVDILKVGHHGSGSSSIDKFVDMVLPYYSIIPVGKNKYGHPSLRVMRRLERSGSRIFRTDLLHGVKILLDEELSMDQIK; this comes from the coding sequence ATGAAAAAGGTAATTATAATTTTAGTTTTAATTTTGGTAGTTATTTTTGCCGCATTATTTTTTTTGAAAAAAAGAGATAACTTTTCAGAATATGTACAAGCCGAGAATTTACCAGAAGTCACAGAATTGTATTTTCTTGATGTTGGACAAGGCGATGCAACTTTTATAGAATTCAAAAATGGAACTCAAGCTTTGGTAGATTGTGGAAAGTCTGCAAAAGTTTTGGAGGAGTTGGGTAGAGTTATGGATTTTCGTGACAAAAGTATAGATTACCTAATAATCACTCACCCAGACAACGATCATTATGGTGGTTGTATAGATGTGTTGGAGAGGTTTGATGTTGCAAATGTGGTTTACAATGGTCAGCATAAAAATAACGATGAGTTTTGGAATGAATTTTGGCGACGAGTAAAAAAAGAGGGTTCAAATTATCATGTCGTAAAAAGTGAGGAAAAGTGGTTTGTAGGAGATGATGTTTTGCATTTTCTTTTTCCAGACGGTAGTTTGATTCAAAATCTGTCAGATAACAACAATTCTATAGTTTTTATATTGGAAAGTGCTGGTAAAAAAGTTTTATTTACTGGTGATATGGAGCAAGAGTTAGAGATTTATCTAATAGAAAAATTTGGTGAAAAGCTAGGTGTGGATATTTTGAAAGTTGGTCATCATGGAAGTGGATCTTCTTCAATAGATAAATTTGTAGATATGGTTTTACCATATTATTCTATAATTCCTGTTGGAAAAAATAAATATGGACACCCATCTTTGCGAGTAATGCGAAGACTTGAGCGGTCTGGAAGTAGGATTTTCCGCACAGACTTACTGCATGGTGTAAAAATTTTATTGGACGAGGAATTGAGCATGGATCAGATTAAATAA